Proteins encoded by one window of Flagellimonas lutaonensis:
- a CDS encoding SPFH domain-containing protein, with amino-acid sequence MGNFLLIPFIFFGLIILFASFFVVKQQTAAIVERFGRFQSIRNSGLQMKIPLVDRIAGRLSLKIQQLDVIVETKTLDDVFVKLKVSVQYVVIRSKVYEAFYKLEYPHDQITSYVFDVVRAEVPKMKLDDVFVKKDDIAIAVKSELQDAMLDYGYDIIKTLVTDIDPDAQVKAAMNRINASEREKIAAQFEGDAARILIVEKAKAEAESKRLQGQGIADQRREIARGLEESVEVLNKVGINSQEASALIVVTQHYDTLQAIGEETNTNLILLPNSPQAGSDMLNNMVASFTASNMIGEQMKTQNKKKGSDS; translated from the coding sequence ATGGGTAATTTTCTCTTGATTCCGTTTATCTTTTTTGGGCTGATCATTCTGTTCGCCTCCTTTTTTGTGGTAAAACAGCAGACCGCTGCCATTGTGGAACGTTTTGGCCGTTTTCAGAGCATCCGTAATTCGGGGCTGCAGATGAAGATACCCCTTGTGGATCGTATTGCGGGCCGGTTGAGCCTTAAGATCCAACAGCTCGACGTTATTGTCGAGACCAAGACCCTTGATGACGTGTTCGTTAAACTAAAGGTTTCGGTACAATACGTGGTCATTAGAAGCAAGGTGTACGAGGCCTTTTATAAACTGGAATATCCGCACGACCAGATTACCTCGTATGTTTTTGATGTGGTACGTGCTGAAGTGCCCAAGATGAAGCTCGATGATGTTTTTGTCAAAAAAGATGATATCGCCATCGCCGTAAAGTCTGAACTACAAGATGCCATGCTCGACTATGGGTACGATATCATCAAGACACTGGTTACCGACATCGACCCCGATGCCCAGGTAAAGGCGGCCATGAACCGCATCAACGCCTCGGAACGTGAAAAGATCGCCGCCCAGTTCGAGGGCGATGCGGCCCGAATATTGATTGTTGAAAAGGCCAAGGCAGAGGCCGAAAGTAAACGCTTGCAGGGGCAGGGCATTGCCGACCAGCGCCGTGAGATTGCCCGGGGCCTTGAAGAGTCCGTTGAGGTATTGAACAAGGTGGGCATCAACTCGCAGGAGGCATCGGCCCTGATCGTGGTGACCCAACATTACGATACGCTGCAGGCAATCGGAGAGGAAACGAACACCAACCTTATTCTGTTGCCGAACTCGCCACAAGCGGGTAGCGATATGCTCAACAACATGGTGGCCTCGTTTACGGCCAGTAACATGATCGGCGAACAGATGAAAACGCAGAACAAGAAAAAGGGTTCTGATTCTTGA
- a CDS encoding MAE_28990/MAE_18760 family HEPN-like nuclease, protein MPSHSYLDLLALYEDVDKLSETHLKFTKGKRGRKKLGYLTRSAVVMLCAAWERYNENLLLEAIDLILNKGISANELPKKVKQNISRKVKENKNEVYPIELADDGWKNLWKGYAVNDTEALHTPNSEKLEVLFRRNLGIENYTTLWKSEHIVRIDELVKVRGAIAHNGSKAKYVRINQLRKYSTLVKDNSIEIDYNINQLLYKEYGVKSWKTTYYLDFNDQKKNM, encoded by the coding sequence ATGCCCTCACATTCATATTTAGATTTATTAGCACTATACGAAGATGTTGACAAGCTAAGTGAAACCCATTTAAAATTTACAAAAGGAAAAAGAGGAAGAAAAAAACTTGGTTATTTGACCCGTAGCGCAGTGGTTATGCTGTGTGCAGCATGGGAAAGATACAATGAGAATCTTCTTTTAGAGGCAATAGATTTAATTTTGAATAAAGGAATTTCCGCAAACGAATTACCAAAAAAAGTCAAACAAAACATTAGCCGAAAGGTTAAAGAAAACAAAAATGAAGTATATCCAATCGAACTTGCAGACGATGGTTGGAAAAATCTCTGGAAAGGATATGCGGTCAATGATACAGAAGCATTGCACACACCTAATTCAGAAAAACTTGAAGTATTATTTAGAAGAAATCTGGGCATAGAAAATTATACTACTCTTTGGAAATCTGAACACATAGTTCGTATTGATGAACTTGTTAAAGTGCGTGGTGCAATAGCTCACAACGGAAGTAAGGCCAAATATGTGAGAATTAACCAATTAAGAAAATATAGCACATTAGTTAAAGATAATTCGATTGAAATCGATTATAACATTAATCAGTTATTATATAAGGAGTATGGTGTAAAATCTTGGAAAACAACATACTACCTTGATTTCAATGATCAGAAAAAGAATATGTGA